Proteins encoded together in one Corynebacterium liangguodongii window:
- a CDS encoding T3SS effector HopA1 family protein: MLTSDAISIYRRWHVRNRSLPTEINPWLIDHDLLNILRRSADTLEPGHHTVYGVNTAVSEKESIVFSNLSPGFHAATLDRRLLSVDKRGLPIVRIYIGFSSKKAMLAEASSIIEMIRAHTSLAEVKCLVGESAFPRTDALTAYLYGSISRPEKLALALAKCGDMGQASAFCLPLGSSASAILETPEMGRASGLSYGLYASQIVSSEAKSLGVEPNDLVHWLASDNNYWLPPLVRERGDSFQDWAALLASFQYGDVS; this comes from the coding sequence ATGCTGACGTCTGATGCTATTTCGATCTATCGTCGCTGGCATGTGCGCAACCGATCCTTGCCTACTGAGATCAACCCATGGCTCATCGACCATGATTTGCTTAACATTCTCAGGCGGTCGGCTGACACCCTCGAACCAGGCCACCACACCGTATACGGCGTGAACACCGCCGTTTCCGAGAAAGAGTCAATTGTATTTTCAAATTTAAGCCCCGGCTTTCATGCGGCTACCTTGGATCGTCGCTTGCTTTCAGTGGACAAACGAGGCCTGCCGATCGTTCGGATTTATATTGGGTTTTCTTCAAAGAAGGCGATGCTCGCTGAGGCGTCTTCAATCATCGAAATGATTCGCGCGCACACGAGCCTTGCGGAGGTAAAATGTTTAGTAGGAGAATCTGCTTTTCCACGTACTGACGCACTGACTGCCTACCTCTACGGCTCAATTAGCCGCCCAGAGAAGCTGGCACTGGCTTTAGCGAAGTGCGGAGACATGGGGCAAGCTTCGGCTTTCTGCCTTCCTTTAGGCTCAAGTGCCAGCGCCATTTTGGAGACGCCGGAGATGGGCCGCGCGTCCGGTCTGAGCTACGGTTTGTATGCCTCACAAATAGTGAGTTCCGAAGCAAAATCATTGGGCGTCGAGCCTAATGACCTAGTTCACTGGCTTGCTAGCGACAACAATTATTGGCTTCCCCCACTGGTTCGAGAAAGAGGCGACTCTTTTCAGGACTGGGCCGCACTGCTAGCTTCGTTTCAATACGGCGACGTATCATGA
- a CDS encoding methyltransferase: MSAIDSELIYDAQQIIEHLDPLPGSVARIAVQEGLLSSKEPVSVAETQERLGIDKHSVRSFLAVLRDIGLITIAPGWDTYRTSGVGALFAEQSDPFGIQALFGDTPIATSFWNTDNILDTLRQSRENHRVSVDRWDSFDSSALAAQRAAFEAQPMVGQLPFMSDPFWEGVSTVLDLGGGIGLRSAALSALNPHLHITVQDIYPESESVEGIGYRQASFFEDVPTGYDAYLLCQILEDWTDKQVVTLLQEVRDSAGSDGIVAIASHEYSVFADGDYGVTALRLYNGMVAPARSREDVTTLCTSAGLTLIASHEYTEETNQRPYLNIYRT; this comes from the coding sequence ATGTCTGCTATCGACTCTGAGCTTATATATGATGCTCAGCAAATAATTGAACATCTTGATCCTCTGCCGGGTTCGGTAGCCCGAATTGCGGTACAGGAAGGGCTACTCAGCTCTAAAGAACCGGTTTCAGTAGCTGAAACGCAAGAGCGGTTGGGAATCGACAAGCACTCCGTACGGTCCTTCTTGGCGGTGTTACGAGATATTGGTTTGATTACTATAGCTCCTGGATGGGATACATACCGGACAAGCGGCGTGGGAGCACTGTTTGCGGAGCAATCGGATCCTTTTGGAATACAAGCACTTTTTGGTGACACGCCCATCGCGACGAGCTTCTGGAACACTGACAATATCCTCGATACTCTGCGACAGTCTCGAGAGAACCACAGGGTTAGTGTAGATCGCTGGGATTCTTTTGATTCTTCTGCTCTTGCCGCGCAGCGTGCCGCCTTCGAAGCGCAACCAATGGTAGGACAGCTTCCTTTCATGTCTGATCCCTTCTGGGAGGGCGTTAGCACCGTCTTAGACCTTGGTGGTGGAATCGGTCTGCGTTCCGCGGCGTTATCTGCCTTGAACCCGCACTTGCACATCACGGTCCAAGATATTTATCCAGAGTCAGAATCTGTTGAGGGGATTGGGTATCGTCAAGCCTCCTTTTTTGAAGACGTTCCCACTGGCTACGATGCCTACCTTCTTTGTCAGATTTTGGAGGATTGGACGGATAAGCAAGTGGTGACGCTACTACAAGAAGTACGCGATTCGGCCGGTTCCGACGGCATTGTAGCGATTGCCTCTCATGAATATTCTGTATTCGCTGATGGCGATTACGGGGTCACCGCTCTGCGGTTGTACAACGGTATGGTCGCGCCCGCTCGCAGCCGAGAAGACGTGACCACGCTATGCACTTCGGCAGGGCTCACACTCATCGCTTCCCATGAGTATACCGAAGAAACTAACCAGCGCCCCTACCTCAATATCTATCGTACTTAG
- a CDS encoding phosphotransferase gives MRFQSRMAGRNEFWVYTDARSGRQFFKKKFVGDGAALRYHKCKAAGSIPGIDKYVATPCVVEFDDEQLALVFEHVSGFTMFDMILTQKLEIEHGRVIGDGLARFHLGMEEALPIAEEKLGLSQAPFSPAWAFLECPKFAELGRLSSANLQLLRIVQRDDALLDALKDTSIDTDPVITHHDLRGNQLLLNENGVYFVDLEEIALGYVEGDVGALLGELYLRALMDVWTDRIDHQDFDATMDARDQAGRFELAKKYYAPIATALLQTYSDSYKRPIMIDDVATEMLRFMLNRLITTNMWRSTMSPRTSALLNGVSFLARDAESLKEFVSYADV, from the coding sequence ATGCGCTTTCAGTCCAGAATGGCTGGCAGGAACGAATTTTGGGTTTATACCGACGCGCGATCAGGTCGGCAGTTCTTCAAAAAGAAATTTGTGGGCGATGGCGCCGCCTTGCGCTATCACAAGTGCAAGGCGGCTGGATCCATTCCTGGTATCGACAAATATGTGGCTACCCCCTGCGTGGTGGAATTCGACGATGAGCAGTTGGCCTTGGTCTTCGAGCACGTGTCTGGATTCACCATGTTTGACATGATCCTTACGCAAAAATTGGAGATAGAACATGGCAGGGTCATCGGCGACGGACTGGCACGTTTTCATCTTGGCATGGAGGAAGCGTTGCCTATTGCCGAGGAGAAACTCGGGCTTTCCCAAGCGCCTTTTTCCCCGGCATGGGCGTTCTTGGAGTGCCCGAAGTTCGCGGAACTAGGGCGTTTGAGTTCGGCGAATCTCCAACTGCTTCGGATAGTACAGCGTGATGACGCGCTTCTTGACGCTTTGAAGGACACTTCCATTGACACGGATCCGGTCATCACTCATCATGACCTGCGTGGGAATCAGCTGCTTCTCAATGAGAACGGTGTTTACTTTGTAGATCTCGAGGAGATTGCACTTGGATATGTCGAAGGTGATGTTGGTGCACTCCTCGGCGAGCTTTACCTGCGCGCATTGATGGATGTCTGGACGGATCGAATTGATCATCAAGACTTCGATGCCACTATGGACGCTCGAGATCAAGCCGGAAGGTTTGAACTTGCTAAAAAGTACTACGCGCCAATTGCCACGGCTCTTCTTCAGACATACAGTGATAGTTACAAACGTCCCATTATGATCGACGATGTCGCGACTGAGATGCTTCGTTTCATGCTTAACCGTCTGATAACCACCAATATGTGGCGCTCAACTATGTCCCCCCGTACAAGTGCACTACTTAATGGCGTTTCATTTCTCGCTCGTGATGCTGAATCTCTCAAGGAGTTTGTTTCTTATGCTGACGTCTGA
- a CDS encoding IS256 family transposase, whose translation MTTVSPKKGHDPARVNEISEKLMENPELASLIGELSTSTDNASDLVKGLLQASINAGLQAEMDAHLGYGHADRKMKAQVEPTQGSNHRNGSYTKTVNSGYGALEVTMPRDRAGTFAPKMVPKGSRRLTELDDMIISLYAGGMTVRDIQHHLATTLGVDMSPDTISTITDAVLEEVMIWQNRQLDEFYPVIFLDALRVKIRDGHRVVNKSCYMAVGVDMDGIKHILGLWIADNEGASFWASVCADLANRGVQDVFIVCCDGLKGLPEAVEATWPNSMVQTCIVHLIRAANRWVSYQDRKPVSSALREVYTAPNEDTARAALDAFEASELGRKYPQSVKVWRDAWERFVPFLQFPPAARRVLYTTNSIESLNAELRKATRNRGQFPNDTAALKTLWLMICNIEDKRAAQRAKKAKRAIECNGYIEGAKATGWKQAINQLAVAYPDRFADYL comes from the coding sequence ATGACTACGGTGTCACCGAAGAAAGGCCACGACCCGGCAAGGGTCAACGAGATCAGCGAGAAGCTGATGGAAAATCCTGAACTCGCCAGCTTGATCGGCGAGTTGTCCACCTCCACTGACAATGCAAGCGATCTGGTCAAAGGCCTGTTACAGGCATCGATCAACGCTGGTCTGCAGGCGGAAATGGATGCCCATTTGGGCTACGGCCATGCCGACCGGAAGATGAAGGCCCAGGTTGAACCAACACAGGGTAGTAACCACCGCAACGGGTCGTACACCAAGACCGTTAATTCTGGGTACGGCGCGTTGGAAGTGACCATGCCGAGGGATCGTGCCGGCACGTTTGCTCCAAAGATGGTGCCCAAAGGCTCCCGTCGGCTCACAGAGCTCGACGACATGATTATCTCGCTGTACGCCGGTGGGATGACCGTGCGCGATATTCAGCACCATCTCGCCACCACCCTCGGGGTGGATATGAGCCCAGATACGATCAGCACCATTACCGACGCGGTGTTAGAAGAGGTCATGATCTGGCAAAACCGCCAGCTCGACGAGTTCTACCCAGTGATCTTCCTCGACGCGCTGCGAGTGAAGATCCGCGATGGCCACCGCGTGGTCAACAAGTCTTGCTACATGGCGGTAGGCGTCGACATGGACGGCATCAAACACATCCTGGGATTGTGGATCGCAGACAATGAAGGCGCCAGTTTTTGGGCATCCGTGTGCGCTGACCTTGCCAACCGTGGGGTCCAAGACGTGTTCATCGTCTGCTGCGACGGGCTCAAAGGCCTGCCGGAAGCCGTGGAGGCAACCTGGCCGAATTCCATGGTGCAGACCTGTATCGTGCACCTGATCCGGGCGGCCAACAGGTGGGTGTCCTACCAAGACCGCAAACCCGTATCAAGTGCGCTACGGGAGGTCTACACCGCACCGAACGAGGACACCGCCCGCGCCGCCCTGGACGCGTTCGAGGCGTCCGAGCTGGGACGGAAGTATCCGCAATCGGTCAAGGTGTGGCGTGATGCGTGGGAACGGTTCGTGCCGTTTCTGCAGTTCCCGCCTGCGGCACGGCGGGTACTCTACACCACGAATTCGATCGAATCGCTGAATGCTGAACTGCGGAAAGCCACCCGCAACCGCGGCCAGTTTCCGAACGATACCGCGGCGCTGAAAACGCTGTGGCTGATGATCTGCAACATCGAGGACAAGCGCGCTGCCCAGCGAGCGAAGAAAGCCAAGCGCGCCATCGAATGCAACGGCTATATTGAAGGAGCGAAAGCCACCGGGTGGAAACAAGCCATCAACCAACTAGCCGTGGCTTACCCCGACCGATTCGCGGACTACTTGTAA